Proteins encoded within one genomic window of Cucumis sativus cultivar 9930 chromosome 3, Cucumber_9930_V3, whole genome shotgun sequence:
- the LOC116402690 gene encoding LOW QUALITY PROTEIN: histone acetyltransferase HAC1-like (The sequence of the model RefSeq protein was modified relative to this genomic sequence to represent the inferred CDS: deleted 1 base in 1 codon) — protein MNVYPFFLFGQISGQVPDKAGVELSGEVSPRDMFNMDSELYKARVFIQEKIFEILLQRHQRPIDDLQRLRFKDIVKRLEEGLFKTALTKDDYMNLDTLESRLHSLIKRSPMNNQNQQYQQVVSSSSAISQMIPTPGMAHSGNSKMMVASSDDSIISASASLAPMTASTGSIMQAGGINGGSFNRAEGPMTSGYQQSPSFSVGSSGVISSAGAHRITSQMIPTPGFSNNINHASSNQSYASRDNSSNGSGLPSVESTGLSQVQLQKQHIGGQNSRILQNLGSQMGSGIRSGLQQKSYGFTNGPANGSLGLIGGNVQLLKESSTSEGYLTVSPYANLTKPVQQSFDQNDKSLVQGDAYGMNNTDSFGSENLYGPATSVGSMMTAHNLNPTNLPSMSKTSSPFSSNQSNFHGTQQGTHSPLIDGSDKMNFQPPLSSRENIIDSHTQQQFQQHHQFQPQQQPFLQQSSVQKQQIQPQQHLLNNDSINQVQLASNLGSHVKQEPGGEHHNGPFQPQVSEHFPLPEAHNQFHQNPSEDCVRNAQYLSVSSSQSDICSPLSQSSQQMQQFLHPHLLNSNSQNRFSSPAGALSDATLQVQWHPQSQDRNHRQGSIVHEQNVQHDFRKKVSSHDIVQGDNLPTEGSTIGHSFVTRTKSEPPNPLGATCQNNNSARQFINQQRWLLFLRHARRCVAPEGKCPERNCVTAQKLWQHLDRCSSSKCTYPRCQPTKLLLHHHKRCRDLNCPVCIPVRDYIQSRKSVRAHNASDSSLQKLTNGFPKTCDAPDNTTRYILKTLQASETSKDLQSSLKRMKIEQSSQSLVPKSESLAVSASAMNERHMSLDVQCQGYQQGDDTMAVKHELADVKMDVLQSSTLESHSDLKEANAENNCSQRSDGDLVTYDEFSSLPKQENVKIENETESSMQDHSVHVTEHAAATKSGKPKIKGVSLTELFTPEQVRDHIISLRQWVGQSKSKAEKNQAMEQSMSENSCQLCAVEKLTFEPPPIYCTPCGARIKRNAMYHTVGAGDTRHYFCIPCYNDARGDVIVADGTTIPKSRLEKKKNDEETEEWWVQCDKCEAWQHQICALFNGRRNDGGQAEYTCPNCYIQEIERGERIPLPQSAVLGAKELPRTILSDHIEQRLVKRLKHERAERARIQGKSYDEVPGADGLVIRVVSSVDKKLEVKQRFLEIFQEENYPFEFPYKSKAILLFQKIEGVEVCLFGMYVQEFGSECQFPNQRRVYLSYLDSVKYFRPEIKTYTGEALRTFVYHEILIGYLEYCKIRGFTSCYIWACPPLKGEDYILYCHPEIQKTPKSDKLREWYLSMLRKAAKEKIVVDLTNLFDHFFVSTGECKAKVTAARLPYFDGDYWPGAAEDLIYQLRQEEDGRKQNKKGMTKKTITKRALKASGQSDLSGNASKDLLLMHKLGETISPMKEDFIMVHLQHACSHCCILMVSGNRWVCNQCKNFQLCDKCYEAEQKREEREKHPINQREKHALYPDEINGVPIDTKDKDEILESEFFDTRQAFLSLCQGNHYQYDTLRRAKHSSMMVLYHLHNPTAPAFVTTCNLCQLDIETGQGWRCEVCPDYDVCNSCYQKDGGIDHPHKLTNHPSVVDRDAQNKEARQLRVLQLRKMLDLLVHASQCRSSLCQYPNCRKVKGLFRHGIQCKTRASGGCVLCKKMWYLLQLHARACKESQCHVPRCRDLKEHLRRLQQQSDSRRRAAVMEMMRQRAAELNNTG, from the exons ATGAACGTatatccattttttctttttggtcaGATATCTGGGCAGGTTCCTGATAAAGCTGGTGTGGAGTTGTCTGGAGAGGTG TCTCCACGTGATATGTTCAATATGGACTCTGAACTCTATAAAGCACGTGTCTTCATTCAAGAGAAAAT ttttgagattttattaCAGCGGCATCAACGGCCCATTGATGACCTACAGAGGCTGAGGTTCAAGGACATTGTGAAACGCTTAGAGGAGGGTCTTTTTAAAACGGCTCTTACAAAG GATGACTATATGAACCTGGATACTCTGGAGAGTCGTCTGCACAGTTTGATCAAGCGTTCACCCATGAATAATCAGAACCAGCAATATCAACAAGTGGTTAGTTCTTCTTCTGCAATAAGTCAGATGATTCCAACTCCTGGTATGGCTCACAGTGGGAATTCCAAAATGATGGTTGCATCTTCGGATGATTCTATTATTTCTGCTAGTGCCAGCTTAGCACCTATGACTGCTAGCACAGGAAGCATCATGCAAGCTGGTGGAATAAATGGTGGTTCCTTCAACAGAGCTGAAG GTCCCATGACCAGTGGATATCAGCAGTCTCCTAGTTTCTCGGTTGGTTCTAGTGGAGTTATATCATCTGCTGGTGCACACAGAATTACTAGTCAAATGATTCCTACACCAGGTTTCAGTAATAACATTAACCATGCAAGCAGCAACCAGTCTTATGCAAGCAGAGACAATTCTAGTAATGGTAGTGGGCTTCCCAGTGTTGAATCTACAGGGCTGTCTCAAGTGCAATTGCAAAAGCAGCATATTGGCGGTCAGAACAGTCGTATATTACAGAATCTTGGTAGCCAAATGGGTAGTGGAATAAGGTCTGGCTTACAGCAGAAATCTTATGGCTTTACAAATGGACCTGCAAATGGTAGCTTAGGATTAATAGGTGGCAATGTACAACTTTTGAAAGAATCTAGCACCTCGGAGGGCTATCTGACTGTCTCGCCTTATGCTAATTTAACCAAACCTGTACAACAATCCTTTGATCAGAATGACAAATCGTTGGTGCAAG GCGATGCATATGGAATGAATAATACTGACTCTTTTGGATCAGAAAACCTTTATGGCCCTGCAACATCTGTTGGATCAATGATGACTGCTCACAATTTGAACCCGACAAATTTGCCATCTATGTCTAAAACCAGTTCACCTTTCTCCAGTAACCAGTCAAATTTTCATGGAACTCAACAGGGCACTCACTCTCCCCTAATTGATGGGTCAGATAAGATGAATTTCCAACCTCCACTATCTTCCAGGGAAAACATCATTGATTCTCATACACAGCAGCAGTTTCAACAACATCACCAATTTCAACCTCAACAACAACCATTTCTTCAACAGTCAAGTGTCCAGAAACAACAAATTCAACCTCAGCAGCATCTACTAAATAACGATTCTATTAATCAGGTTCAGTTAGCCTCTAACCTGGGCAGTCATGTGAAGCAGGAACCTGGTGGGGAGCATCATAATGGGCCTTTCCAGCCACAAGTTTCCGAACATTTTCCACTGCCTGAGGCACATAACCAATTTCATCAGAATCCTAGTGAAGACTGTGTGAGGAATGCTCAATATCTTTCTGTTTCTTCTAGCCAGAGTGATATTTGTTCCCCACTTTCTCAAAGCTCTCAACAGATGCAACAATTTTTGCATCCACAcctattaaattcaaattctcaaaATCGTTTTAGCAGTCCAGCTGGAGCTCTATCAGATGCAACTTTGCAGGTTCAATGGCATCCTCAATCACAAGATAGAAATCACAGGCAAGGGAGCATTGTTCATGAGCAAAATGTCCAGCATGATTTCCGTAAAAAGGTATCCAGTCACGATATAGTGCAGGGTGATAATTTACCTACGGAAGGATCAACAATTGGGCACTCCTTTGTTACTAGGACCAAGTCTGAGCCTCCTAATCCCCTTGGTGCCACCTGCCAGAACAACAATAGTGCACGCCAATTTATAAATCAGCAGAGATGGCTCCTATTCTTGCGACATGCTCGTCGCTGTGTAGCTCCTGAAGGGAAATGTCCAGAACGAAACTGTGTCACTGCTCAGAAATTGTGGCAACATCTTGATAGATGCAGTTCTTCTAAATGCACATATCCCCGCTGCCAGCCTACCAAGTTATTGCTTCATCATCACAAGAGATGTAGGGATCTAAACTGTCCTGTTTGTATTCCTGTCCGAGACTATATCCAGAGCCGAAAGAGCGTGCGTGCCCACAATGCATCTGATTCAAGTTTGCAAAAGTTAACCAATGGATTCCCTAAAACCTGTGATGCTCCAGATAACACCACtagatatattttgaaaactcttCAGGCTTCTGAAACTTCAAAGGATCTGCAATCTTCTCTTAAGCGGATGAAGATAGAGCAGTCCTCTCAGTCTCTTGTTCCCAAGAGTGAGAGTTTGGCAGTTTCAGCTTCTGCTATGAATGAACGACACATGTCATTGGATGTGCAGTGCCAAGGTTATCAGCAAGGTGATGATACTATGGCTGTTAAGCATGAGCTCGCAGATGTGAAAATGGATGTGCTGCAGAGCTCTACTCTTGAAAGCCATAGTGACTTAAAGGAAGCTAATGCAGAGAATAATTGCAGCCAAAGGTCTGATGGTGACCTTGTCACATACGATGAGTTTTCTAGTTTACCAAAGCAAGAGAATGTTAAAATTGAGAATGAGACGGAGTCAAGCATGCAAGATCATTCAGTGCATGTCACTGAGCATGCAGCGGCCACCAAGTCTGGGAAGCCAAAAATTAAAGGGGTTTCACTAACTGAATTGTTTACTCCAGAACAAGTGAGAGACCATATCATTAGTCTCAGACAGTGGGTTGGCCAG AGCAAATCCAAGGCTGAGAAGAATCAAGCAATGGAACAATCAATGAGTGAGAATTCCTGTCAACTGTGTGCAGTTGAGAAACTCACTTTTGAGCCACCACCTATATATTGCACGCCATGTGGTGCACGTATAAAACGAAATGCAATGTATCATACAGTAGGTGCTGGTGATACACGacattatttttgtattcCATGTTACAATGATGCTCGTGGAGATGTTATTGTTGCTGATGGGACTACCATTCCCAAGTCAAGgctagagaagaagaaaaatgatgaagagACTGAGGAATGG TGGGTTCAATGCGATAAATGTGAAGCATGGCAACATCAGATCTGCGCTCTTTTCAATGGTCGGAGAAATGATGGTGGTCAAGCTGAGTATACCTGTCCAAATTGTTACAttcaagaaattgaaagagGAGAGCGTATACCATTACCTCAGAGTGCTGTTCTTGGTGCCAAAGAATTGCCCAGAACAATTCTTAGTGATCACATAGAGCAGCGGTTGGTTAAGAGATTGAAACATGAAAGAGCTGAAAGGGCGAGGATTCAAGGGAAAAGTTACGATGAG GTTCCTGGAGCAGATGGGCTTGTCATTAGAGTTGTTTCTTCCGTTGACAAAAAGTTGGAAGTTAAGCAAAGGTTTCTCGAAATAtttcaagaagaaaattatCCATTTGAGTTCCCTTACAAATCCAAg GCAATTCTATTGTTTCAGAAGATTGAAGGTGTTGAAGTGTGCCTATTCGGCATGTATGTTCAAGAATTTGGGTCTGAGTGCCAGTTTCCTAATCAGCGCCGTGTTTATCTCTCATACCTTGATTCAGTAAAGTATTTCAGACCTGAGATTAAGACGTACACTGGAGAGGCTCTCCGAACTTTTGTTTACCATGAAATTCTG aTAGGATATCTTGAATATTGCAAAATTCGGGGTTTCACAAGCTGCTATATATGGGCCTGTCCTCCATTGAAGGGTGaagattatatattatactgTCATCCAGAAATCCAGAAAACACCAAAATCTGATAAACTTCGGGAGTG GTATTTATCCATGTTGAGAAAAGCTGCCAAGGAGAAAATTGTTGTTGATCTGACTAATCTATTTGATCATTTCTTTGTCTCCACTGGTGAGTGTAAGGCCAAGGTTACAGCAGCGAGGCTGCCATATTTTGATGGTGATTATTGGCCTGGTGCTGCGGAGGATTTGATTTATCAACTTCGGCAAGAAGAGGATGGAAGAAAACAGAACAAAAAAGGAATGACTAAAAAGACAATAACTAAGAGAGCTCTAAAAGCATCTGGTCAATCTGATCTTTCTGGTAATGCGTCGAAGGATCTGCTACTAATGCATAAA CTCGGTGAAACTATTTCTCCCATGAAGGAGGATTTTATCATGGTTCATTTACAGCACGCTTGCAGTCACTGTTGTATTCTGATGGTATCCGGAAATCGCTGGGTTTGCAACCAATGCAAAAACTTTCAGCTTTGTGATAA GTGCTATGAGGCAGAACAAAAAcgtgaagaaagagaaaaacatcCTATAAATCAAAGAGAAAAGCATGCCCTCTATCCT GATGAAATCAATGGCGTGCCTATTGATACCAAAGATAAAGACGAGATTCTTGAGAGTGAATTTTTTGACACAAGGCAAGCATTTTTGAGTTTGTGTCAAGGAAATCATTATCAGTATGATACTCTTCGGCGAGCTAAGCATTCATCAATGATGGTTCTTTATCATCTTCATAATCCAACTGCCCCGGCATTTGTCACAACTTGCAATCTATGTCAACTGGATATAGAAACTGGTCAAGGTTGGCGTTGTGAAGTTTGCCCTGATTATGATGTATGTAATTCCTGTTACCAAAAAGATGGAGGTATTGACCATCCTCACAAGTTGACTAATCATCCTTCCGTGGTTGATCGAGATGCACAAAATAAAGAAGCTCGGCAACTACGTGTCTTGCAG CTTAGGAAAATGCTGGATCTTTTGGTGCATGCATCTCAATGTCGTTCTTCACTTTGTCAATATCCAAACTGTCGGAAGGTGAAGGGGCTTTTCCGACATGGGATACAATGCAAAACACGTGCATCTGGTGGTTGTGTTCTCTGCAAGAAAATGTGGTACCTCCTTCAACTACATGCTCGAGCTTGCAAAGAATCTCAATGCCACGTGCCCCGTTGCAG